In Candidatus Sulfurimonas marisnigri, a single genomic region encodes these proteins:
- a CDS encoding type II secretion system F family protein — MKYFIATILIKGKKEEHGLYAEDRKKANELAKLKHLGIIIKVAEGEEPLEARIKRFKTNLLKNVQKRKLKPDGLIASIRQLAVMTNAGISIYDSLNEIGNSSDDQNLKLVFKKLAEDINSGHALSKSMENFRFELGNLTIAMVQLGEKTGNLDESLYSLADMLEEIRANITKFKKAMAYPRNVMIAMAIAFTVLISYVVPQFKAIFEELNAELPLPTQILLTLEHLFNNYGPYVLAALFVSFVTFKYLINNNKDIRFGWHNVLLKTMLIKNIIKYATLSRFTLVFSELIRAGIPIAEALDTSVAMIDNLPLKKKLLSVRSTVEKGGTLNDGLKDTGLFENMIIQMISAGEDSGTLDTMIKKVAEYYKMRFDAIIDGLSEAIEPLMLLIIASMVILLALGIFLPMWDMGSAVNGR; from the coding sequence ATGAAATACTTTATAGCAACTATACTCATAAAAGGCAAAAAAGAGGAGCATGGTTTATATGCAGAAGATAGAAAAAAAGCTAACGAACTTGCAAAATTAAAACACTTAGGAATAATTATAAAAGTTGCTGAGGGGGAAGAACCATTAGAGGCTAGGATTAAGAGATTTAAAACAAACTTACTAAAAAATGTTCAAAAAAGAAAATTAAAACCTGATGGACTAATTGCTTCAATTCGACAACTAGCTGTTATGACTAACGCTGGTATTTCGATATATGATTCTCTTAATGAAATTGGAAATTCGTCTGATGATCAAAACCTAAAACTTGTTTTTAAAAAACTCGCCGAAGACATTAACTCTGGACATGCTTTATCTAAATCTATGGAAAATTTCCGCTTTGAACTTGGTAATTTAACAATCGCTATGGTTCAACTCGGAGAGAAGACTGGTAATTTAGATGAGTCTCTATATTCGCTTGCGGATATGCTTGAGGAGATTCGTGCAAATATTACTAAATTTAAAAAAGCAATGGCATACCCTAGAAATGTAATGATAGCGATGGCTATTGCTTTTACTGTTCTTATATCCTATGTTGTACCTCAATTCAAAGCAATTTTTGAAGAATTAAATGCTGAACTACCTCTACCAACTCAAATTCTATTAACACTTGAACATCTTTTTAACAACTATGGACCATATGTTTTAGCAGCTTTATTTGTCTCATTTGTCACGTTCAAGTATCTTATAAACAATAATAAAGATATAAGATTTGGATGGCATAATGTACTTCTCAAAACAATGCTTATAAAAAACATAATAAAGTATGCAACTCTAAGCCGTTTTACTCTTGTATTTTCTGAACTAATACGAGCAGGTATTCCAATTGCTGAAGCTCTTGATACTTCCGTAGCAATGATAGACAATCTTCCATTAAAGAAAAAACTATTATCTGTTAGATCGACGGTTGAAAAAGGTGGAACATTGAATGATGGTCTAAAAGATACTGGGCTTTTTGAAAATATGATTATTCAAATGATTAGTGCAGGAGAAGATAGTGGTACCCTAGACACAATGATAAAAAAAGTTGCAGAATACTATAAAATGAGATTTGATGCGATTATAGATGGTCTCTCAGAAGCGATAGAACCGTTAATGCTATTGATAATAGCATCTATGGTTATTCTATTGGCTCTTGGTATATTTTTACCTATGTGGGATATGGGAAGTGCAGTTAATGGTCGATAA
- a CDS encoding YigZ family protein has protein sequence MKFINKHTTQTLEVKQSKFIAHLIPYTDYENILKQLMLSNPKARHFVVAFRYFNKYNQIVEHSSDDGEPNGTSGKPSLMVLQGNMMINSAVIIVRYFGGTKLGTGGLVRAYSDAVNLVISTSELLEYKEEVSKRISFKYSNVGRVEYECLTCGVEIVNKLFEIQVVYEIKASTVNMECFLERVERLLY, from the coding sequence ATGAAATTCATAAATAAACATACTACTCAAACATTAGAAGTTAAACAGTCGAAATTTATTGCTCATCTCATTCCATATACTGATTATGAAAATATTCTTAAACAATTAATGCTTTCTAATCCAAAAGCAAGGCACTTTGTTGTGGCCTTTAGATATTTTAATAAATATAATCAGATTGTAGAACATTCAAGTGATGATGGTGAGCCAAATGGAACCTCCGGAAAACCAAGTTTAATGGTACTGCAGGGTAACATGATGATTAATAGTGCAGTTATAATTGTGAGATACTTTGGTGGTACAAAACTAGGTACTGGTGGATTGGTCAGAGCATATAGTGATGCCGTCAACTTAGTTATTAGTACGTCTGAATTATTAGAATACAAAGAAGAAGTTTCTAAAAGAATATCTTTTAAATATTCTAATGTTGGAAGAGTTGAATATGAATGTTTAACATGTGGAGTTGAGATTGTTAATAAATTATTTGAAATACAAGTAGTATATGAAATAAAAGCATCCACAGTAAACATGGAGTGCTTTTTAGAGAGGGTTGAGAGATTGCTCTATTGA
- a CDS encoding YebC/PmpR family DNA-binding transcriptional regulator, whose product MGRAFEYRKASKLKRWGAMSKLFPKLGKIITMAAKEGSSDPDMNSKLRTAIINAKAENMPKDNIEAAIKRASAKDTASMIEVNFEGKVPHGVQLFIECMTDNNTRTVANVKNILTKNGGEMLTKGSLEFMFDRKALIEFTLKDSMDIEELELELIDAGLEDIEEEDGIVLVTGDYTSFGTLSEALEKMGIEITKANLERMPNAQISITDEQQEDIDKVLEKLEDDEDVQKVFTNLA is encoded by the coding sequence ATGGGTAGAGCCTTTGAATATAGAAAAGCATCAAAATTAAAAAGATGGGGAGCAATGTCAAAATTGTTTCCAAAATTGGGAAAGATTATTACTATGGCTGCAAAAGAGGGTAGTAGTGATCCTGATATGAACTCTAAACTTCGTACTGCTATTATAAATGCTAAAGCCGAAAATATGCCAAAAGACAATATTGAAGCAGCAATAAAAAGAGCATCGGCAAAAGATACAGCTAGTATGATTGAAGTTAACTTTGAAGGCAAAGTTCCTCATGGTGTGCAACTTTTTATAGAGTGTATGACTGATAACAATACAAGAACAGTTGCAAATGTTAAAAATATACTTACTAAAAATGGCGGTGAAATGCTTACTAAAGGTTCTTTGGAATTTATGTTTGATAGAAAAGCATTAATAGAATTTACTCTAAAAGATAGTATGGATATTGAAGAGTTGGAGTTAGAGTTAATTGATGCTGGTTTAGAAGATATTGAAGAGGAAGATGGAATTGTTTTAGTTACCGGTGACTATACAAGTTTCGGAACACTTAGTGAAGCTTTAGAAAAGATGGGTATTGAAATAACAAAAGCAAATCTTGAGAGAATGCCAAATGCACAAATATCTATTACAGATGAGCAACAAGAAGATATAGATAAAGTTTTAGAAAAACTTGAAGATGATGAGGATGTGCAAAAAGTTTTTACTAACTTAGCATAA
- a CDS encoding ATP-binding protein yields the protein MSIKISKKIMSKLGKTNAEFDLIEEGDKILVGLSGGKDSITMIHAMKEQQCRAPFKFEFLAVTISYGMGENFDELIKHCNEYDIPHIVHNTNVYDLAKEKIRKNSSFCSFFSRMRRGYIYSAAQEHGCNKVALGHHMDDAAESFFMNFIYNGQMRSLAPKYKAENGLIVIRPLIQMRERQLSAFALENNISTIGDEACPSMRFDVKMPHARAKMKEMLFKMEKEFPSLFTSLNAAFKNISVDSFFDKEKFSI from the coding sequence ATGTCAATAAAAATATCAAAAAAAATTATGAGTAAACTTGGTAAAACAAATGCCGAGTTTGATTTAATAGAAGAGGGTGACAAAATTTTAGTTGGACTTAGTGGTGGTAAAGACTCCATTACTATGATTCATGCTATGAAAGAACAACAGTGTAGAGCACCCTTTAAATTTGAATTTTTAGCAGTTACTATTTCTTATGGAATGGGTGAAAATTTTGATGAACTAATAAAGCATTGTAATGAGTATGATATACCACATATTGTTCATAATACAAATGTTTATGATTTAGCAAAAGAAAAAATAAGAAAAAATTCATCATTCTGTAGCTTTTTCTCTCGTATGAGAAGAGGATATATCTATAGTGCTGCACAAGAACATGGATGTAATAAGGTTGCACTAGGTCACCATATGGATGATGCTGCTGAGAGTTTTTTTATGAACTTTATATATAATGGTCAAATGCGTTCACTAGCACCAAAGTATAAAGCAGAGAATGGACTTATAGTTATAAGACCACTTATTCAAATGAGGGAACGTCAATTATCTGCATTCGCACTTGAAAATAATATTTCTACCATAGGTGATGAAGCCTGTCCATCAATGAGGTTTGACGTTAAGATGCCGCATGCAAGAGCAAAGATGAAAGAGATGCTTTTTAAAATGGAAAAAGAGTTTCCAAGTTTGTTTACTAGTCTAAATGCTGCATTTAAAAATATATCTGTTGATAGTTTTTTTGATAAAGAGAAGTTTAGTATTTAG
- a CDS encoding 5'-methylthioadenosine/adenosylhomocysteine nucleosidase: MKIAIMGAMPEEVAPILEKLGEYKTTEYAGNKYYEASYKGADLVIAYSKIGKVFSTLTATTMIQHFGAEKLLFSGVAGAISPTLKVGDLIVATKLSQHDLDITAFGHPFGFVPEGAVFVEADKKMIDMSKEVAKEMGKIVQEGIIATGDQFVANEERKNWIGDTFKADALEMEGGSVAVVCNALDIPFFILRAISDAADMDASFSFDEFLETSAVESAEFVMKMVDKLLDNNAK; this comes from the coding sequence ATGAAAATAGCAATAATGGGAGCAATGCCAGAAGAGGTAGCTCCAATATTAGAAAAACTAGGTGAGTACAAAACAACAGAGTATGCTGGTAATAAGTACTATGAAGCATCATATAAAGGTGCAGATTTAGTTATTGCTTATTCTAAGATAGGCAAAGTGTTTTCTACTTTGACTGCGACAACAATGATACAGCATTTTGGAGCAGAAAAACTTCTGTTTTCAGGAGTTGCTGGAGCTATATCACCTACTCTTAAAGTCGGAGATTTAATTGTTGCTACAAAATTGTCTCAACACGATTTGGATATTACTGCTTTTGGACACCCTTTTGGTTTTGTGCCAGAAGGTGCTGTATTTGTTGAAGCAGATAAAAAAATGATAGATATGAGTAAAGAAGTGGCAAAAGAGATGGGTAAAATAGTTCAAGAAGGAATTATTGCTACGGGTGATCAATTTGTTGCTAACGAAGAGAGAAAGAATTGGATTGGTGATACTTTTAAAGCTGACGCTCTTGAGATGGAAGGTGGGAGCGTCGCTGTAGTTTGTAATGCCTTAGATATTCCATTTTTTATACTTCGCGCTATCAGTGATGCGGCTGATATGGATGCTAGCTTCTCTTTTGATGAGTTTCTTGAGACTAGTGCTGTTGAGAGTGCAGAATTTGTTATGAAAATGGTTGACAAATTGCTTGATAATAACGCTAAATGA
- a CDS encoding nitrilase-related carbon-nitrogen hydrolase — MRVTLVQSSPRLSRSNLHDVILTINEFKDSSDLIVFPELSLNGYLLQDKLYEDAWNIDELNELNTLSLHVDIAIGAAIRDGDNFRNTALYFSEGKLLSKHNKVHLPNYGMFEEARYFKAGNIFESFLCKYGKVSMVVCEDLWHKSVHKDLMSENPDYILALVASPARGFSDDGLDIENKWIDIIKTVAKECSSKLIFVNRVGFEDGLGFWGGSCILDENANVIHKLPHYETITKTFKI; from the coding sequence ATGAGAGTCACTTTAGTTCAGAGTTCACCTAGGTTAAGTCGTTCTAATCTTCATGATGTTATTCTAACTATAAATGAGTTTAAAGATAGTAGTGATTTAATAGTTTTTCCTGAATTGTCTTTAAATGGTTATCTACTCCAAGATAAGCTTTATGAAGACGCATGGAATATAGATGAACTAAATGAATTAAATACATTAAGTTTGCATGTAGATATTGCAATAGGTGCTGCCATAAGAGATGGAGATAATTTTAGAAATACGGCTCTTTACTTCTCTGAAGGTAAACTACTTTCCAAACATAATAAAGTACATCTTCCAAATTATGGTATGTTTGAAGAAGCTAGATATTTTAAAGCTGGAAATATATTTGAAAGCTTTTTATGTAAATACGGAAAAGTATCTATGGTCGTATGTGAGGACTTATGGCATAAGTCTGTGCATAAAGATTTAATGTCTGAAAACCCTGATTATATTTTGGCTCTTGTAGCTTCTCCGGCTAGAGGATTTAGTGATGATGGTTTAGATATAGAGAATAAGTGGATAGATATAATCAAGACAGTAGCAAAAGAGTGCAGTTCAAAACTAATATTTGTAAATCGTGTTGGTTTTGAAGATGGACTTGGATTTTGGGGCGGAAGTTGCATTCTTGATGAAAACGCAAATGTTATACATAAACTACCTCATTATGAGACAATAACAAAAACATTTAAAATATAA
- the fabD gene encoding ACP S-malonyltransferase, with protein sequence MKKIAMIFAGQGSQAIGMGKDFYENSEIAKDMFQKAGQRIGVDFKELIFEENDMLGQTAYTQPAILLVQMVAYRLFKEACPDIKAELFLGHSLGEFSALCASGAIDYVDAVELVHRRGQLMQDACSDIEAGMMALVGLDDESIEKVCLDAQVDGKKVWPANYNQDGQLVVAGLKADLSSLEQTFKDAGAKKAILLNMSVASHCELLSSAQIPFESLMESMIEDSFEAPIISNVTTTPYNTKTEAVSLLKDQLVKPVKYKQSIVAISNDVDIAIEFGNGVTLKGLNRRIAKDMTTLNISDNESLAKVVEEVCS encoded by the coding sequence ATGAAAAAAATAGCAATGATATTTGCAGGACAAGGCTCACAAGCAATTGGAATGGGAAAAGATTTTTATGAAAATTCTGAGATTGCAAAAGATATGTTTCAAAAAGCTGGACAAAGAATAGGTGTTGACTTTAAAGAGTTAATATTTGAAGAGAATGATATGTTAGGACAAACGGCTTATACTCAACCAGCAATACTATTAGTTCAAATGGTTGCATATCGACTGTTCAAAGAGGCATGTCCAGATATAAAAGCAGAGTTATTTTTAGGACACTCTCTTGGTGAGTTTTCTGCTTTATGCGCTAGTGGTGCGATTGACTATGTTGATGCAGTTGAGCTTGTTCACAGACGTGGTCAGCTTATGCAAGATGCATGTAGTGATATTGAAGCTGGTATGATGGCTCTTGTTGGATTGGATGATGAGAGTATTGAAAAAGTTTGTTTAGATGCGCAAGTAGATGGGAAAAAAGTTTGGCCAGCAAATTATAATCAAGATGGACAATTAGTTGTAGCTGGATTGAAAGCAGATTTAAGTTCATTAGAGCAAACATTTAAAGATGCTGGTGCAAAAAAAGCCATACTTTTGAATATGTCTGTTGCTAGTCATTGTGAACTATTGTCATCTGCACAAATACCTTTTGAAAGCCTAATGGAGAGTATGATTGAAGATAGTTTTGAAGCTCCAATAATTTCAAATGTTACAACAACTCCATACAATACAAAAACAGAAGCGGTATCATTGCTTAAAGATCAGTTAGTTAAGCCAGTAAAATATAAACAATCAATTGTAGCTATTTCTAATGATGTTGACATAGCTATAGAATTTGGAAATGGTGTTACACTCAAAGGTTTAAACCGTCGAATTGCTAAAGATATGACAACATTAAATATTTCAGATAATGAATCATTAGCTAAAGTGGTAGAGGAAGTTTGTAGCTAA
- a CDS encoding Fis family transcriptional regulator — protein sequence MAARVVDASYIAASASSAQAFKTATLLKSLSVNSLITGELGVGKKSLAHYILPDAPILDASNFKELLVALDSVSEIVITNLENSPNINKIFDIVTSKNIRVIATAKSSYYNEVIDKLFSIKFDIPPLSQRLEDVQLLIKKFVKEASELFYTKEEFNMKHFQPDLSQNSNSLRRQVMISYLLQDIKDSELMDILENYLVDKLGSNSDYKNFLYLYEVPLIKAGLQRFKSQLQLSDKLGLNRNTLRKKISDNADYL from the coding sequence GTGGCGGCGCGGGTTGTGGATGCTAGTTATATAGCAGCTTCTGCTTCATCTGCTCAAGCATTTAAAACTGCCACTCTTTTAAAATCACTAAGTGTAAATTCTCTTATCACAGGAGAACTTGGTGTAGGAAAAAAGAGTTTAGCACACTATATACTCCCAGATGCGCCAATACTTGACGCATCAAATTTTAAAGAACTATTAGTTGCACTTGATAGTGTTAGTGAAATAGTTATTACTAATTTAGAGAACTCACCAAATATAAATAAAATCTTTGATATTGTTACTTCTAAAAATATTAGAGTTATTGCTACAGCAAAAAGTTCTTATTATAATGAGGTTATTGATAAACTCTTTAGTATTAAATTTGATATACCTCCATTATCTCAGAGATTAGAAGATGTTCAACTCTTAATAAAAAAGTTTGTTAAAGAAGCATCAGAACTTTTTTATACTAAGGAAGAGTTTAATATGAAGCATTTTCAGCCTGATTTAAGCCAAAATTCAAACTCTTTGAGACGACAGGTAATGATTAGCTATTTGCTACAAGATATTAAAGATAGTGAGTTAATGGATATTCTGGAGAATTATTTAGTTGATAAACTTGGTTCGAACAGTGATTATAAAAACTTTTTATATTTATATGAGGTACCGCTAATAAAAGCAGGTTTACAAAGGTTCAAATCTCAGCTTCAACTATCTGATAAGCTAGGATTAAATAGAAACACTCTTAGAAAAAAAATATCTGATAATGCAGATTATTTATGA
- a CDS encoding FKBP-type peptidyl-prolyl cis-trans isomerase, with protein sequence MAIEANQIVSIEYEVNDGNSIVDSNIGGAPLVFMFGKGQIIPGLENGIVNMSIGDKSELLIKAEDAYGEYNDEAKQEVPKDQFAGIDLEVGMSLYGQGEDGGTVQVIVKEIGVEDVVIDFNHPLAGKDLTFNVSINNIREASAEEAMTGIPAENKQEKEGCCGTGGGAGCGC encoded by the coding sequence ATGGCAATCGAAGCAAATCAAATTGTATCAATAGAGTACGAAGTAAATGATGGGAATAGTATAGTAGATAGTAATATTGGCGGAGCACCATTAGTATTTATGTTTGGCAAAGGTCAAATTATTCCAGGATTAGAAAATGGAATAGTCAATATGTCTATTGGTGATAAGTCAGAGTTATTAATAAAAGCTGAAGATGCATACGGCGAATATAATGACGAAGCTAAACAAGAAGTTCCAAAAGATCAATTTGCTGGTATTGATTTAGAAGTTGGAATGAGTCTTTATGGTCAAGGTGAAGATGGTGGTACAGTTCAAGTTATAGTCAAAGAGATTGGTGTAGAGGATGTAGTTATTGATTTTAACCATCCTTTAGCAGGTAAAGACTTAACTTTTAACGTATCTATAAATAATATTAGAGAAGCTTCTGCTGAAGAAGCAATGACTGGAATCCCTGCAGAAAACAAACAAGAAAAAGAAGGTTGTTGTGGTACTGGTGGCGGCGCGGGTTGTGGATGCTAG
- a CDS encoding tetratricopeptide repeat protein, whose amino-acid sequence MIRSILIALYAILLPYYLIGAEPSAFGAGNLNSPEPYGLTSSEKTLLENKKNLHKVVVKSNNQANEVDSLRERIDGLQSIVESISSLSRQNKLDLKSLNKENSDEIKSSSEFNKRLADSTQLNNNLIKENNNLILVNNADIKKINLAVVEITKLVDTINSAYVTKAEFNLLVNDINKFKDLVSKELKDDIKQKKSSLESMQSADIENEAKRFYDKKLYSKSYEYYTYLIKRNYRPARAHYMLGEIEYYRKNYSDAIAYFKKSASLYSKASYMDILMLHTAISMDNTGDRKNSKTFYNAVITKYPNSSSAKIAKNKLDLVK is encoded by the coding sequence ATGATTAGAAGCATATTAATTGCTCTTTATGCAATATTATTACCTTATTACTTAATCGGTGCAGAACCTTCTGCATTCGGTGCTGGCAATTTAAACAGTCCAGAACCATATGGTTTGACCTCAAGTGAAAAAACACTCTTAGAAAATAAAAAAAATCTTCATAAAGTTGTAGTTAAAAGCAATAATCAGGCTAATGAAGTTGATTCACTAAGAGAAAGAATTGATGGTCTTCAGAGTATTGTTGAAAGCATAAGCTCTTTGTCCCGTCAAAATAAATTAGATTTAAAGTCATTAAATAAAGAGAATAGTGATGAAATAAAAAGTAGTAGTGAGTTTAATAAGCGACTTGCTGATTCAACACAATTAAATAATAATTTAATAAAAGAGAATAATAACCTTATTCTTGTAAATAATGCAGATATCAAAAAGATAAACCTTGCAGTAGTAGAAATAACTAAACTAGTTGATACTATAAACAGTGCTTATGTAACAAAGGCTGAGTTTAATCTGCTTGTTAATGACATCAATAAATTTAAAGATTTAGTATCAAAAGAGTTAAAAGATGATATAAAGCAAAAGAAATCAAGCTTAGAATCAATGCAGAGTGCTGATATTGAGAATGAAGCTAAAAGGTTTTATGATAAAAAACTTTATTCAAAATCATATGAATATTATACCTATTTAATAAAAAGAAATTATAGACCGGCACGTGCACATTATATGTTGGGTGAAATAGAGTATTATAGGAAAAACTATTCTGATGCAATTGCTTACTTTAAAAAGAGTGCATCTCTTTATTCAAAAGCATCATATATGGATATATTGATGTTACACACAGCTATTTCAATGGATAATACTGGAGATAGGAAAAATTCAAAAACTTTCTATAATGCTGTTATTACAAAGTACCCAAATAGTAGTAGTGCTAAAATTGCAAAGAATAAACTTGATTTAGTTAAATAA
- a CDS encoding OmpA family protein, whose protein sequence is MKSIVISSVVTALLILSGCSSKDPVIDETKTEVVSEVAKDKVAEEVAPVETETVSSSESSVLNEKTTLDESSNNSSGTDSMENIEKNFSSIYFDFDKFNVRSDMQTKVSGDVQLANSTASKFSIKLEGNCDEWGSDEYNFALGLKRASTVKKSLVAEGVAVNRITMVSYGESNPSCTDKTRDCWAKNRRVDFKLLP, encoded by the coding sequence ATGAAAAGTATAGTAATATCAAGTGTAGTAACGGCACTTTTAATCTTAAGCGGATGTAGTAGTAAGGATCCAGTTATAGACGAAACTAAAACTGAGGTTGTTAGTGAAGTAGCAAAGGACAAAGTGGCTGAAGAAGTTGCACCTGTAGAGACTGAAACTGTATCATCTAGTGAGTCTTCTGTATTAAACGAAAAAACAACGCTAGACGAAAGCAGTAATAATTCTTCAGGTACTGATTCTATGGAAAATATAGAGAAAAACTTTTCATCAATATACTTTGATTTTGATAAGTTCAATGTTCGTTCTGATATGCAAACTAAAGTTTCTGGCGATGTACAATTGGCAAATTCAACAGCAAGTAAATTTTCTATAAAATTAGAAGGCAACTGTGATGAATGGGGAAGTGATGAGTATAACTTTGCATTAGGTCTTAAAAGAGCGAGTACAGTTAAGAAATCTTTGGTTGCAGAGGGTGTTGCTGTCAATCGTATTACAATGGTAAGCTATGGTGAAAGCAACCCTTCATGTACTGATAAAACAAGAGATTGTTGGGCTAAAAACCGTAGAGTTGATTTTAAACTATTACCGTAA